The following proteins are encoded in a genomic region of Dasypus novemcinctus isolate mDasNov1 chromosome 21, mDasNov1.1.hap2, whole genome shotgun sequence:
- the C21H17orf75 gene encoding protein Njmu-R1: MLPSFPESLDADEKELESSEEGGSTEERRLEPSPSSHYCLYSYRGSRLAQQRRDSDEGISSGENAETPSTDNFSLSLVDTNLLSEVEPELRSFIAKRLSKGAVFEGLGNVASVELSFPGYQVGCYYCLFQQEKLLPETATADSEQDPSEYVVCFLGGSEKGLELFRLELDKYIQGLKNNINCEGRGLENHIKSYLSSWFEDVVCPIQRVVLLFQEKLTFLLHAALSYTPVEVKESDEKTKRDISRFLSVASLQGLIHEGTMTSLCMAMTEEQHKTVVIDCSNSQPQFSNAGSNRFCEDWMQAFLNGVEGGNPFLFRQVLENFKLKAIQDTNNLKRFIQQAEMNHYALFKCYMFLKNCGSGDILLKIVKVEHEEMPEAKNVVAVLEEFMKEALA, from the exons ATGCTGCCATCCTTTCCAGAATCGCTGGATGCAGATGAAAAGGAGCTAGAGAGCAGCGAGGAAGGTGGCTCTACCGAGGAGCGGAGACTGGAGCCGTCGCCCAGCAGCCACTACTGTCTCTACAGCTACCGCGGAAGCAG ATTGGCACAGCAGCGAAGGGACAGTGATGAAGGAATTTCAAGTGGGGAAAATGCAGAAACTCCCTCCACTGACAATTTCAG CCTCTCCTTGGTAGATACTAATCTACTGTCTGAAGTGGAGCCAGAGCTGCGCAGTTTCATTGCTAAGCGTCTTTCTAAGGGAGCAGTCTTTGAAGGGCTGGGTAATGTTGCATCTGTGGAGCTGAG TTTTCCAGGTTACCAAGTCGGTTGTTATTACTGCCTTTTCCAACAAGAAAAACTGCTGCCTGAAACAGCAACAGCAGACTCTGAACAAGACCCTTCAGAGTATGTGGTCTGTTTTTTAGGAGGGTCTGAAAAAGGACTTGAGCT TTTCAGGCTTGAATTGGACAAATACATTCAAGGGCTGAAAAATAACATCAACTGTGAG GGAAGGGGCCTGGAGAACCACATCAAATCCTACCTGAGCAGCTGGTTTGAGGATGTTGTATGCCCAATCCAAAGGgttgttcttctctttcaggaAAAGCTTACCTTTCTGCTACATGCT gCTCTGAGTTACACTCCTGTAGAGGTTAAAGAATCAgatgaaaaaacaaagagagacatTAGCAG GTTTCTGAGTGTGGCCAGCCTTCAAGGACTAATTCACGAAGGCACCATGACATCTTTGTGCATGGCCATGACCGAGGAGCAGCATAAGACTGTGGTCATTGATTGCAGTAACTCCCAACCTCAGTTCAGCAATGCAG GAAGCAACCGGTTTTGTGAAGATTGGATGCAGGCTTTTTTAAATGGTGTTGAAGGGGGTAATCCTTTTCTTTTCCGACAAGTACTGGAAAACTTTAAACTAAAG GCCATACAAGATACAAATAATTTGAAGCGGTTTATCCAACAGGCAGAAATGAATCATTATGCTTTGTTTAAATGTTACATGTTCCTAAAGAACTGTGGTAGTGGAGATATCCTTCTGAAGATAGTTAAAGTGGAACATGAAGAAATGCCTGAAGCCAAAAATGTGGTAGCTGTCCTTGAAGAATTCATGAAAGAAGCTCTTGCCTAA